A window of Castanea sativa cultivar Marrone di Chiusa Pesio chromosome 1, ASM4071231v1 contains these coding sequences:
- the LOC142633425 gene encoding uncharacterized protein LOC142633425, with protein MFNEIDGDFDDVAIRTFKVGLPIEHDLRKPLTKKLVRSVRRLMDRIDEYKRVEEDQQQGKGKVKVVNTIFREPVHLLLKKIQNEPYFKWPNKMVGDPMRCNQNLHCQYHRERGYTTEECRTLWNHSEQLVKERRLKQFLYRPNGQGDHSGSVNQGNTSSRPPLGTTNVIFAALGRTSSRPSRAMSVARILVEDSSSEPKRTKGISHQF; from the exons atgttcaatgagatcgatggagattttgatgatgtaGCGATAAGGACTTTCAAAGTTGGCCTACCTATCGAGCACGACTTAAGGAAACCTTTGACCAAAAAGCTTGTAAGGAGTGTACGTCGACTTATGGATcgcattgatgaatataaacgggttgaggaagaccaacaacaaGGCAAGGGAAAggtgaag GTGGTTAATACTATATttcgagaaccggtgcatctGCTGCTGAAAAAAATCCAGAATGAACCATATTTTAAATGGCCCAACAAGATGGTAGGGGATCCCATGAGGTGTAATCAGAACCTTCATTGCCAGTATCATCGAGAAAGGGGTTATACTACTGAGGAATGTAGGACCCTGTGGAATCATTCGGAGCAGTTAGTTAAGGAGAGAAGGTTAAAACAGTTTTTGTATCGGCCTAATGGGCAGGGAGACCATTCAGGTTCGGTAAATCAGGGCAACACTTCTTCAAGGCCTCCTTTGGGTACGACTAATGTTATCTTTGCTGCTCTTGGGAGGACTAGTTCTCGTCCTTCCAGGGCGATGTCCGTAGCACGAATCCTTGTCGAAGATTCTAGTTCTGAGCCGAAGAGGACTAAGGGAATATCCCACCAATTTTAG
- the LOC142633434 gene encoding uncharacterized protein LOC142633434: MKRVMVDQGSGAYIMYLDLFKGLNLKLEDLTAYNSPLIRFEGKAIIPKGQITLPMQSDPEVDFIVVHAYSPYTAIVTRPWLHALGAVSSTLYVKVKFPSGDQIEELVGSQSVARQCMTAAILH; the protein is encoded by the coding sequence atgaagagggtgatggttgaCCAGGGTAGTGGTGCATATATTATGTACCTTGACTTGTTCAAGGGGCTAAACTTAAAACTTGAGGATCTTACGGCTTATAATTCGCCACTGATAAGATTTGAGGGGAAAGCTATCataccaaaggggcaaattaCGTTGCCTATGCAATCAGACCCagaagtggatttcattgtggtacATGCCTATTCCCCCTACACGGCCATTGTGACAAGACCTTGGCTACATGCTCTAGGTGCCGTTTCCTCAACCCTATATGTCAAAGTGAAGTTTCCATCTGGGGATCAAATCGAGGAACTAGttgggagtcaatctgtggctagACAATGCATGACGGCTGCAATTCTACATTAG